One genomic segment of Pyruvatibacter mobilis includes these proteins:
- the glyA gene encoding serine hydroxymethyltransferase, which produces MSLQDTDSPANNGFFTRSLADTDADVFASIGRELERQQTQIELIASENIVSRAVLEAQGSVLTNKYAEGYPGRRYYGGCEFADEVEQFAIDRAKRLFNCEFANVQPNSGSQANQGAMMAMIKPGDTILGMSLDAGGHLTHGAKPNQSGKWFTPVQYGVRKQDGHIDYDDVAKLAEEHKPKLIIAGGSAYSPVIDFARFREIADSVDAFLMVDMAHFAGLVAGGVYPSPLPYADVVTTTTHKTLRGPRGGMILTNDEKLAKKINSAIFPGIQGGPLMHVIAGKAVAFGEALQPEFKLYAQNVVANAKALASALQKGGVDIVSGGTDSHLMLVDLRPKDLTGKAAEHSLENAHITCNKNGVPFDPQPPAITSGVRLGTPAGTTRGFGVAEFTLIGELITEVLDGLVANPDDNSAVEASVKERVLELCARFPIYG; this is translated from the coding sequence ATGTCTCTTCAGGATACCGATAGCCCGGCCAATAACGGCTTTTTCACCCGTTCGCTTGCGGACACCGATGCAGACGTCTTTGCATCCATCGGTCGCGAACTTGAGCGGCAGCAGACGCAGATCGAACTCATCGCGTCCGAGAACATCGTCAGCCGGGCGGTGCTGGAAGCGCAGGGGTCGGTGCTGACCAACAAGTATGCCGAAGGCTATCCAGGCCGCCGCTATTATGGCGGGTGCGAATTCGCCGATGAAGTCGAGCAGTTCGCCATCGACCGCGCCAAGCGCCTTTTCAACTGTGAGTTCGCAAATGTGCAGCCCAATTCAGGCAGCCAGGCGAACCAGGGCGCCATGATGGCGATGATTAAGCCGGGCGATACTATTCTGGGGATGAGCCTGGATGCGGGCGGTCACCTGACGCACGGGGCCAAGCCGAATCAATCGGGTAAGTGGTTTACGCCGGTGCAGTACGGGGTCCGCAAGCAGGACGGTCATATTGATTATGACGACGTCGCCAAGCTGGCCGAAGAGCACAAGCCGAAACTGATCATCGCTGGTGGGTCGGCCTATTCGCCGGTGATTGACTTTGCCCGGTTCCGTGAGATTGCGGACAGCGTCGATGCGTTCCTGATGGTGGACATGGCGCATTTCGCAGGTCTCGTGGCCGGCGGTGTCTATCCGAGCCCGCTGCCTTACGCGGATGTTGTGACGACGACCACTCACAAGACCCTGCGTGGCCCGCGCGGCGGCATGATCCTGACCAATGACGAGAAGCTGGCCAAGAAGATCAACTCGGCCATTTTCCCCGGCATCCAGGGTGGCCCGCTGATGCATGTGATTGCCGGCAAGGCGGTTGCCTTCGGCGAGGCACTGCAGCCGGAGTTCAAACTCTATGCCCAGAACGTTGTCGCCAATGCGAAAGCACTGGCCTCAGCCCTGCAAAAGGGCGGCGTGGATATTGTGTCCGGTGGCACAGACAGTCATCTGATGCTGGTGGATCTGCGGCCGAAGGACCTGACCGGCAAGGCTGCCGAGCATTCCCTGGAAAACGCGCACATCACCTGCAACAAGAATGGCGTTCCCTTCGACCCGCAGCCGCCGGCAATCACCTCAGGCGTGCGGCTTGGTACGCCGGCCGGCACGACGCGCGGCTTCGGAGTGGCTGAATTCACCCTTATCGGGGAGCTGATCACGGAAGTTCTCGACGGACTTGTGGCCAATCCAGACGACAACAGTGCTGTGGAAGCCTCAGTGAAGGAGCGTGTTCTGGAATTGTGTGCACGCTTCCCGATTTACGGGTAA
- the nrdR gene encoding transcriptional regulator NrdR, whose translation MRCPFCGNEDTQVKDSRPTEDAAAIRRRRFCPACGARFTTFERVQLRDLTVVKRNGKREPFDRDKLMRSLQLSLRKRPVEPERVERMVTGIVRELESTGETDIPASAVGELIMERLKVLDEVAYVRFASVYRDFREAKDFEKFLGGLDDPLKDLGETD comes from the coding sequence ATGCGCTGCCCGTTTTGCGGCAATGAGGATACGCAGGTAAAGGATAGCCGCCCGACGGAAGACGCGGCTGCCATCCGTCGCCGCCGGTTTTGCCCGGCATGCGGTGCCCGGTTCACCACCTTCGAGCGCGTACAGCTGCGCGACCTCACGGTGGTGAAGCGCAACGGCAAGAGAGAGCCGTTTGACCGGGACAAGCTGATGCGGTCACTGCAACTCTCCTTGCGGAAACGTCCGGTTGAGCCGGAACGGGTGGAGCGTATGGTGACGGGCATCGTCCGGGAACTGGAAAGCACGGGCGAAACCGATATTCCGGCCTCTGCGGTCGGTGAACTGATCATGGAGCGCCTCAAGGTGCTGGATGAAGTAGCTTATGTGCGCTTTGCATCCGTGTATCGTGACTTCCGTGAGGCGAAGGATTTTGAGAAATTCCTGGGTGGTCTTGATGATCCGCTCAAGGACCTTGGCGAGACCGACTAG
- the ribD gene encoding bifunctional diaminohydroxyphosphoribosylaminopyrimidine deaminase/5-amino-6-(5-phosphoribosylamino)uracil reductase RibD: MRFMRVALTLAWRGLGQVAPNPAVGCVLVQTDTDGYAAIVGRGWTQVGGRPHAETEALRRAGDRARGATAYVTLEPCAHTGKTGPCSQALIDAGVARVVVACTDPDPRVSGSGIRMLKDAGIAVTEGVREDEALALNAGFISRVTRKRPEVLLKIASTLDGKIATPTGKSHWITGEMARERTHLVRAQTDAIMVGSATALADNPDLTCRLPGLNGRSPIRVVADGRLRISMTSKLVRTALETPLILLTREDANAERAKAFADLGVELIYVPLAADNHMDMTAGLELLAERGITRLMVEGGARLAASLMRDGLIDRIEWFQAPKIIGDDGYSAVAALGLDEIDLDEGFERLGVRALGEDVLTSLRVRHEGN; the protein is encoded by the coding sequence ATGCGTTTCATGCGCGTGGCGCTGACGCTTGCGTGGCGCGGGTTGGGCCAAGTGGCCCCCAATCCGGCAGTCGGGTGTGTGCTGGTTCAGACTGATACGGATGGGTACGCCGCCATTGTTGGCCGCGGATGGACGCAGGTGGGCGGACGTCCTCATGCGGAGACTGAAGCACTGCGCCGGGCAGGAGACAGGGCACGAGGCGCGACAGCCTATGTCACGCTCGAGCCGTGTGCGCATACCGGCAAGACTGGCCCGTGTTCGCAGGCTCTGATCGATGCGGGTGTGGCGCGGGTTGTGGTTGCCTGCACGGATCCAGACCCCCGGGTCAGCGGCAGCGGTATCCGGATGCTGAAAGATGCGGGCATTGCGGTGACCGAGGGAGTGCGTGAGGATGAGGCGCTGGCGTTGAATGCAGGTTTCATTTCGCGTGTCACCCGTAAGCGGCCTGAGGTGCTTTTGAAGATCGCCTCGACCCTTGATGGCAAGATCGCGACCCCGACGGGCAAGAGCCACTGGATTACCGGTGAAATGGCGCGTGAACGCACGCACCTCGTTCGTGCACAGACCGACGCAATCATGGTGGGCAGCGCTACCGCGCTGGCTGACAATCCGGATCTCACCTGTCGGCTGCCCGGCCTGAACGGCAGATCCCCGATCCGGGTGGTTGCTGACGGACGGCTGCGCATTTCCATGACGTCGAAACTGGTGCGAACAGCACTGGAGACGCCGCTGATCCTGCTCACCCGCGAAGATGCCAATGCTGAACGGGCGAAGGCGTTTGCTGATCTTGGTGTCGAACTCATTTATGTGCCGCTTGCTGCCGACAATCACATGGACATGACGGCGGGGCTTGAGCTGCTGGCCGAGCGCGGCATTACGCGGCTGATGGTCGAAGGCGGTGCGCGCCTGGCGGCAAGTCTGATGCGCGACGGCCTCATCGACCGGATTGAATGGTTCCAGGCACCGAAGATCATCGGGGATGACGGCTACTCTGCCGTGGCGGCGCTGGGACTGGATGAAATCGACCTAGACGAAGGCTTCGAGCGGCTTGGCGTCCGCGCCCTTGGCGAAGACGTGCTGACCAGCCTTCGTGTCAGACATGAAGGCAATTAG
- a CDS encoding riboflavin synthase: MFTGIITDIGEVTEIEQKGDTRFRIATRYDADGIDLGASIACSGACLTVIEKGDMGDGRSWFDVEASGETLNLTKLGSWAVGSRINLERALKAGDELGGHIVSGHVDGVGSLASRTQEGDSWRLTFKAPAELMPYVASKGSITIDGISLTVNEVGADSFGVNIIPHTQSETTLGLLNEGDPVNLEIDMLARYVARQITFLAPGQGGTPSGA, translated from the coding sequence ATGTTTACCGGCATTATTACCGACATCGGCGAAGTGACCGAGATTGAGCAGAAGGGCGACACGCGCTTCCGGATTGCCACGCGGTATGACGCGGATGGCATTGACCTGGGTGCGTCCATTGCCTGCTCGGGCGCCTGCCTGACCGTGATTGAAAAGGGCGATATGGGTGACGGGCGCTCGTGGTTCGATGTTGAGGCTTCAGGAGAAACACTGAACCTCACAAAGCTGGGCAGCTGGGCCGTCGGGTCGCGGATAAATCTCGAGCGGGCGCTCAAGGCAGGTGACGAGCTTGGCGGGCATATTGTTTCCGGCCATGTCGATGGCGTGGGCAGCCTTGCGTCCCGGACGCAGGAAGGCGACAGCTGGCGGCTGACATTCAAAGCGCCGGCTGAGCTTATGCCTTACGTTGCGTCCAAGGGCTCGATTACCATTGACGGCATCTCGCTGACGGTGAACGAGGTGGGGGCCGACAGCTTTGGCGTGAACATCATTCCCCATACCCAGAGCGAGACCACGCTGGGCCTTCTTAACGAAGGTGACCCGGTTAATCTGGAAATTGACATGCTGGCGCGCTATGTGGCCCGCCAGATCACCTTCCTGGCGCCCGGCCAGGGCGGCACACCGTCCGGGGCCTGA
- the ribB gene encoding 3,4-dihydroxy-2-butanone-4-phosphate synthase yields MSEFSQYLSPIEDVIEDARNGKMFILVDAEDRENEGDLVIPAQMATPDAINFMAKYGRGLICLSMTQDRADQLNLHLMSAHNQSRHQTAFTISIEAREGVTTGISAHDRAHTIAVAIDPTKNAADIATPGHVFPLVAKQGGVLVRAGHTEAAVDVARLAGLNPAGVICEIMNDDGTMARLPDLVQFAQLHNLKVATIADLIAYRRKHDNFMQRAVDRTIETEGAGEFRLMVYKNTVQYAEHIALVKGDISTPDPVLVRMHAINVFDDILGAKGGRAHLVEESMKEIDREGRGVIVIIRDTEATVVSDMLMSDGEARKDHGPRRLREYGIGAQILLDLGITRMELLSNSPNPTIVGIDGYGLEVVGQRAIPTGAK; encoded by the coding sequence ATGAGCGAGTTCAGCCAATATCTGTCACCGATCGAGGATGTCATCGAGGACGCCCGCAACGGCAAGATGTTCATCCTGGTGGATGCGGAAGACCGCGAGAACGAGGGTGACCTGGTTATCCCCGCCCAGATGGCAACACCTGACGCCATCAATTTCATGGCCAAATACGGCCGCGGCCTGATCTGCCTCTCGATGACGCAGGACCGTGCCGACCAGCTGAACCTGCATCTGATGTCGGCGCATAACCAGTCGCGGCACCAGACGGCGTTCACGATCTCGATCGAGGCGCGGGAAGGGGTGACCACCGGTATTTCCGCCCACGACCGGGCACACACGATCGCCGTTGCCATTGATCCCACGAAGAATGCCGCTGACATTGCCACCCCAGGTCATGTGTTTCCGCTGGTTGCAAAGCAGGGCGGGGTGCTGGTGCGTGCCGGTCATACGGAAGCGGCCGTTGACGTGGCGCGGCTTGCCGGGTTGAACCCGGCCGGTGTGATCTGCGAGATCATGAACGATGACGGGACCATGGCCCGTCTGCCGGACCTCGTGCAGTTTGCCCAGCTGCACAACCTCAAGGTCGCGACCATCGCTGACCTGATTGCCTATCGCCGCAAGCATGACAACTTCATGCAGCGCGCCGTCGACCGCACCATCGAGACGGAAGGTGCCGGTGAGTTCCGCCTGATGGTCTACAAAAATACAGTTCAGTATGCGGAACATATCGCGCTGGTGAAGGGTGATATCTCGACGCCTGATCCGGTGCTGGTGCGTATGCATGCAATTAATGTCTTTGACGACATTCTTGGTGCCAAGGGCGGTCGCGCGCATCTCGTGGAAGAGAGTATGAAGGAGATCGACCGTGAGGGACGCGGGGTGATTGTCATCATTCGCGATACCGAAGCGACGGTTGTGTCCGACATGCTGATGAGCGACGGCGAAGCCCGCAAGGACCACGGGCCGAGGCGGCTGCGTGAGTACGGCATCGGGGCACAGATCCTGCTTGATTTGGGGATTACCCGGATGGAGCTGCTTTCTAATTCTCCCAATCCCACAATTGTCGGCATTGATGGCTACGGCCTTGAAGTGGTGGGCCAACGGGCCATTCCCACCGGTGCCAAGTAA
- the ribH gene encoding 6,7-dimethyl-8-ribityllumazine synthase: MSNKASHILIIEARFYPELTDEMARGAIAEIEAQGGTYERMEVPGVLEIPAAVAYALRTMQVTGRQKYYDGFVTLGCVIRGETAHFDIVAFESARALMDLSVNHALALGNGIQTVENSDQAWARAKVDDKNKGGAAAAAALAMIAHKREMKVDGL, encoded by the coding sequence ATGTCCAACAAAGCATCCCATATTCTGATCATCGAAGCGCGTTTCTATCCGGAACTCACTGATGAGATGGCGCGTGGCGCCATCGCTGAAATCGAGGCCCAGGGCGGCACCTATGAGCGGATGGAAGTCCCCGGCGTGCTGGAGATTCCAGCGGCTGTAGCCTATGCGCTGAGGACAATGCAGGTAACGGGGCGGCAAAAGTACTATGATGGCTTTGTCACCCTTGGCTGCGTCATTCGCGGCGAGACGGCGCATTTTGATATCGTTGCGTTTGAAAGCGCCCGCGCCTTGATGGACCTTTCCGTCAATCACGCGCTGGCCCTGGGTAACGGTATCCAGACCGTTGAGAATTCGGACCAGGCCTGGGCGCGTGCAAAGGTAGATGACAAGAACAAGGGTGGGGCTGCCGCTGCCGCGGCATTGGCGATGATCGCCCACAAGCGTGAGATGAAGGTGGACGGGCTTTGA
- the nusB gene encoding transcription antitermination factor NusB, with amino-acid sequence MSEASNTSDEKAGKVSERHQARSNARLAAVQALYQMDVGGADIGDVIAEFRAARLGRAYDGDTAEELAEDLPADADFFESIVRGVVERQGDIDPSIDGALAKGWRLPRLDATLRAILRAGTFEIYGRSDVPPKAVINEYVTVAKAFFEKDEPRVVNAVLDRLARELLGDV; translated from the coding sequence TTGAGTGAGGCTTCCAACACGTCCGACGAAAAGGCCGGCAAGGTGTCTGAGCGACATCAGGCCCGCAGCAATGCGCGCCTTGCGGCCGTGCAGGCCCTTTATCAGATGGATGTTGGCGGTGCTGATATCGGCGACGTCATTGCCGAATTCCGGGCGGCGCGGCTGGGCCGCGCCTATGATGGTGATACAGCGGAGGAGCTGGCTGAAGACCTGCCGGCGGATGCAGACTTCTTTGAAAGCATCGTCCGGGGAGTTGTTGAGCGCCAGGGCGACATTGACCCTTCCATTGATGGGGCTCTGGCCAAGGGTTGGCGGCTGCCGCGCCTGGATGCAACGCTGCGTGCCATCCTGAGAGCAGGAACGTTTGAGATCTACGGACGGTCGGATGTTCCGCCCAAGGCCGTGATCAATGAGTATGTGACTGTCGCCAAGGCCTTCTTCGAGAAGGATGAGCCGCGGGTTGTGAATGCGGTTCTGGACCGCCTTGCGCGAGAGCTTCTGGGCGACGTCTGA
- the thiL gene encoding thiamine-phosphate kinase, translated as MGRPGEGRDNNAAGFGEFELIARLFAPLSDAAHGFQLTDDVGLVPDTDNRVCVTSDMIVAGVHFLPDDPPDTIARKLVRVNVSDIAAKGAQVSGLQLSAAFNRDRDVSWIEAFASGLADDLALFGAPLIGGDTVRSPGPDSFSLTAFGRVGPHGLVRRSGAQPGDGLYVTGTIGDAALGLKILKGELGMVPLGRRQPLVERYRVPTPRHAFGAGLGAFASSALDVSDGLLADAGHLATVSGVSLDVSFDRVPLSGSAARLVKGNADLHLSLMGAGDDYEILFTTSTDNSDALAELAGASDTPVTRIGHVGTGPAGTVILRDSAGDVLTVPSQGFRHF; from the coding sequence ATGGGCAGACCTGGCGAGGGCAGGGACAATAACGCTGCGGGTTTTGGCGAGTTCGAGCTGATTGCCCGATTGTTTGCCCCGCTGTCTGACGCGGCACACGGCTTTCAACTGACCGACGATGTGGGGCTTGTTCCGGACACGGATAATCGTGTCTGCGTCACGAGTGACATGATCGTGGCCGGAGTGCATTTTTTGCCGGATGATCCTCCCGACACGATTGCGCGCAAGCTTGTGCGGGTGAATGTCTCGGATATCGCGGCCAAGGGCGCGCAAGTGTCTGGGCTGCAGCTCTCCGCGGCATTCAACAGGGACCGCGACGTGAGTTGGATCGAGGCCTTTGCTTCGGGGCTTGCTGATGATCTTGCGCTTTTTGGCGCGCCCCTGATTGGGGGGGATACGGTCAGATCGCCCGGGCCGGACAGTTTTTCGTTGACCGCTTTTGGTAGGGTCGGCCCGCATGGGCTGGTACGCCGTTCGGGTGCCCAGCCTGGGGATGGGCTTTATGTGACGGGCACAATTGGCGATGCGGCCCTTGGCCTGAAGATACTCAAGGGTGAGTTGGGCATGGTGCCGCTGGGGCGCCGCCAGCCTCTTGTTGAACGGTATCGGGTGCCGACGCCGCGCCATGCGTTCGGCGCCGGTCTTGGCGCATTTGCGTCGTCCGCGCTTGATGTGTCGGATGGCTTGCTGGCTGATGCAGGGCATCTCGCAACGGTATCGGGTGTGTCCCTCGATGTTTCGTTCGACCGCGTGCCTCTCTCCGGGTCTGCAGCGCGGTTGGTAAAGGGGAACGCGGATCTTCACCTGTCCTTGATGGGGGCGGGTGACGATTATGAGATCCTTTTTACGACGTCTACGGATAATTCAGATGCGCTTGCCGAATTGGCTGGTGCGAGCGACACGCCAGTGACGCGCATCGGGCATGTAGGGACGGGGCCCGCCGGCACAGTTATCTTGCGTGATTCCGCTGGCGACGTGCTTACAGTGCCCAGCCAAGGCTTCCGTCACTTCTAG
- a CDS encoding sodium-translocating pyrophosphatase — MSTTMMAILAAGALSLVYGAWAIRSVLAASPGNARMQEIAGAIQEGASAYLNRQYTTIGLVGIVIFAVVWWLLGALTAVGFAAGAVLSGAAGYIGMIVSVRANVRTTQASSESLAAGLGIAFKSGAVTGMLVAGLALLGVAVYFYVLTDVLGHDATSRQVIDALVALGFGASLISIFARLGGGIFTKGADVGGDLVGKVEAGIPEDDPRNPATIADNVGDNVGDCAGMAADLFETYAVTIVATMVLASIFFVSTAGATMMIYPLVIGATCIVTSIIGTFFVRLGSGGSIMGALYKGFIASAILSLIALYFVTDEVLGLATTYTQTNGLSFTGQDLYICGVLGLVITGLIIWITEYYTGTNYRPVQSVAEASNSGHGTNVIQGLAVSLEATALPAIVIVAGIIVTFNLAGLFGIAIAVTTMLALAGMVVALDAFGPVTDNAGGIAEMAELDDSVRKTTDALDAVGNTTKAVTKGYAIGSAGLGALVLFAAYTEDLKFFAASPDAYPYFAGIDVNFSLSNPYVVVGLLVGGMLPYLFGAMGMMAVGRSAGAIVEEVRRQFKAKPGIMQGTEKPDYGQAVDLLTKAAIREMIIPSMLPVLSPVVLFFIISAVADKSAAFSALGAMLLGVIVTGLFVAISMTAGGGAWDNAKKVIEDGAHGGKGSEAHKAAVTGDTVGDPYKDTAGPAVNPMIKITNIVALLLLAVLAH, encoded by the coding sequence ATGAGTACTACCATGATGGCCATTCTGGCCGCTGGCGCTCTTTCGCTCGTCTATGGGGCGTGGGCGATCCGCTCCGTGCTGGCGGCGAGTCCGGGGAATGCGCGCATGCAGGAAATTGCAGGCGCCATCCAGGAAGGCGCATCTGCTTACCTCAACCGCCAGTACACCACGATCGGTCTCGTCGGCATTGTGATCTTCGCCGTTGTGTGGTGGCTGCTGGGCGCGTTGACCGCCGTCGGTTTCGCGGCCGGTGCGGTGCTGTCCGGTGCGGCCGGCTATATCGGCATGATCGTGTCGGTGCGTGCCAATGTGCGCACCACGCAGGCCTCTTCGGAGAGCCTCGCGGCCGGACTGGGCATTGCCTTCAAGTCTGGTGCGGTGACGGGCATGCTTGTGGCCGGTCTCGCCCTTCTCGGCGTGGCTGTCTATTTCTACGTGCTGACTGATGTTCTCGGCCATGACGCGACGTCGCGTCAGGTGATTGATGCGCTTGTGGCGCTCGGCTTCGGTGCGTCTCTCATTTCGATCTTCGCCCGACTTGGCGGCGGCATCTTCACCAAGGGTGCGGACGTGGGCGGTGACCTCGTGGGCAAGGTGGAAGCGGGTATCCCGGAAGATGATCCCCGCAATCCCGCTACTATCGCCGACAATGTGGGTGACAATGTCGGTGACTGTGCCGGCATGGCCGCCGACCTTTTCGAAACCTATGCGGTGACCATTGTGGCCACCATGGTGCTGGCTTCGATCTTCTTCGTCAGCACCGCCGGTGCCACGATGATGATCTATCCGCTGGTGATCGGTGCGACCTGCATCGTGACGTCCATCATCGGCACGTTCTTTGTGCGGCTCGGCTCCGGCGGGTCGATCATGGGGGCGCTCTACAAGGGCTTCATAGCATCGGCAATCCTGTCACTCATCGCGCTGTACTTCGTCACAGACGAAGTGCTTGGGCTTGCTACGACGTACACGCAGACCAACGGCCTGAGCTTTACAGGTCAGGATCTCTATATCTGTGGCGTGCTGGGTCTGGTCATTACCGGCCTGATCATCTGGATCACCGAGTACTACACAGGCACGAATTACCGCCCGGTGCAGTCGGTTGCCGAGGCGTCCAACTCCGGCCACGGGACCAATGTGATCCAGGGGCTGGCTGTATCGCTTGAAGCTACGGCACTGCCTGCCATCGTTATCGTTGCGGGCATCATCGTGACCTTCAACCTGGCTGGGCTCTTCGGCATCGCCATCGCGGTGACCACAATGCTGGCGCTTGCCGGCATGGTCGTGGCGCTCGATGCGTTCGGTCCGGTCACGGATAATGCCGGTGGCATTGCCGAGATGGCTGAACTTGATGACAGCGTCCGCAAGACGACGGATGCACTGGACGCGGTTGGTAATACCACCAAAGCTGTGACCAAAGGCTACGCCATTGGGTCCGCAGGTCTTGGTGCGCTGGTGCTGTTTGCAGCGTATACGGAGGACCTCAAGTTCTTCGCTGCCAGCCCGGATGCCTATCCGTATTTCGCGGGCATTGATGTCAACTTCTCGCTGTCCAACCCCTATGTGGTGGTTGGCCTGCTGGTCGGCGGCATGCTGCCTTATCTCTTCGGTGCCATGGGCATGATGGCCGTTGGCCGGTCTGCCGGGGCGATCGTTGAGGAAGTGCGGCGGCAATTCAAAGCCAAGCCGGGCATCATGCAGGGGACGGAGAAGCCGGATTACGGCCAGGCCGTTGACCTGCTGACCAAGGCGGCGATCCGGGAAATGATCATTCCGTCCATGCTGCCCGTGCTGTCGCCTGTGGTGTTGTTCTTCATCATCTCTGCGGTTGCCGATAAGTCAGCGGCGTTCTCGGCGCTGGGTGCCATGCTGCTTGGTGTGATCGTTACGGGGCTCTTTGTGGCCATTTCCATGACCGCCGGTGGTGGTGCCTGGGATAACGCCAAGAAGGTGATCGAGGACGGGGCCCATGGCGGCAAGGGATCGGAAGCTCACAAGGCTGCCGTCACCGGCGACACTGTTGGTGATCCCTACAAGGACACGGCCGGCCCGGCCGTGAACCCGATGATCAAGATCACCAACATCGTGGCCCTGCTGCTGCTGGCGGTTCTTGCTCACTAG
- a CDS encoding outer membrane protein assembly factor BamE, translating into MAACSPTVSQRGYVPNEDLLKEIRIGIDNKDSVLTTFGSPSTVSTVDASSWYYISSIHEQTAFFAEEAVDREIVAVYFDENDNVEKLGYYGLEDGKIVNFIDRETPTRGKELTFLQQMFGNIGRFGQGARPDPTPGR; encoded by the coding sequence ATGGCCGCATGTTCTCCCACGGTCAGCCAGCGCGGCTACGTGCCTAATGAGGACCTTCTCAAGGAAATCCGCATCGGCATCGACAACAAGGACAGCGTGCTGACCACTTTCGGCTCTCCCTCCACCGTGTCAACGGTGGACGCCAGTTCCTGGTACTACATCTCCAGCATCCACGAGCAGACAGCCTTCTTCGCCGAAGAAGCCGTCGACCGCGAGATTGTCGCCGTCTATTTCGACGAAAACGACAATGTGGAGAAGCTCGGCTACTACGGCCTTGAAGACGGAAAAATCGTGAACTTCATTGATCGTGAGACCCCCACCCGAGGCAAGGAACTCACATTCCTCCAGCAGATGTTTGGCAATATTGGCCGCTTCGGCCAAGGCGCCCGACCTGACCCGACACCGGGTCGCTAA
- a CDS encoding ubiquinol-cytochrome C chaperone family protein, producing the protein MFLDRLLATFRARRKNDPVLRALYGTIMAQARQPYFFAKLKVPDTVDGRFDMVILHTYLVVARLRHGGETAEALSQDLFDHMFRDMDQALREMGVGDMGIGKRIQKMAAKFYGRGDAYDAGLEADDDMVLQEAIARNIFAAQEAPMEQVAALAGYMRAARQELATQSLDDVCAGRLRFPAPDVAAA; encoded by the coding sequence ATGTTTCTCGACCGACTTCTCGCCACCTTCCGGGCGCGCCGAAAGAACGATCCTGTTCTGCGGGCGCTCTATGGCACCATCATGGCGCAGGCGCGGCAGCCTTACTTCTTTGCCAAGCTGAAGGTGCCGGACACGGTGGACGGGCGGTTCGACATGGTCATTCTCCATACCTACCTGGTGGTCGCCCGGCTGCGTCATGGCGGTGAGACTGCTGAGGCGCTGTCCCAGGACCTGTTCGATCATATGTTCCGGGACATGGATCAGGCTCTTCGTGAGATGGGTGTTGGTGACATGGGCATCGGCAAGCGCATCCAGAAGATGGCAGCCAAGTTCTATGGCCGGGGTGACGCCTATGATGCCGGGCTTGAAGCGGATGACGACATGGTTCTTCAAGAGGCAATTGCGCGGAACATATTCGCGGCTCAGGAAGCGCCCATGGAACAGGTTGCAGCGTTGGCCGGTTACATGAGGGCGGCCAGGCAAGAGCTTGCCACCCAGTCGCTTGACGATGTGTGCGCCGGCCGGCTGCGCTTCCCGGCCCCCGATGTGGCTGCCGCTTAA